One window of the Endomicrobium proavitum genome contains the following:
- a CDS encoding TrpB-like pyridoxal phosphate-dependent enzyme, with the protein MAVKSKKIFLDEKDIPRQWYNIQADLPEPLDPPYNVQAGRPATAEDFSAIFPPEIIKQELSAERFIDIPDEVIDAYKIWRPSPLVRATNLEKFLDTPAKIYFKNEGVSPSGSHKSNSAIAQAYYNKKAGVKRLATETGAGQWGSALSMACQMFGLECVVYMVKVSYEQKPYRKSLMQVYGAQVFASPSNQTEVGRKVLAENPNSEGSLGIAISEAIEDVVTHKDAKYSLGSVLNHVAMHQTVIGLEAKKQLEIAGDYPDIVIACLGGGSNFSGTAFPFLYDKLSGKVKNLKAIAVEPSACPKLSKGVLAYDYGDSSGFTPALKMYTLGHTFMPGGIHAGGLRYHGASPLVSALVKHNLVDPVTVRQKEVFEAAVTFARTEGILPAPESAHAIRVAITEALKAKEEGKSKTILFNLSGHGHFDLSAYDNYLSGKMQDYDYPSELVCESLKHLPKTK; encoded by the coding sequence ATGGCTGTAAAATCCAAAAAAATATTTTTAGACGAAAAAGATATTCCGCGCCAGTGGTATAATATTCAGGCGGATTTGCCCGAACCGCTTGACCCTCCATACAACGTTCAGGCGGGCAGACCGGCAACGGCCGAAGATTTTTCCGCTATTTTCCCGCCGGAAATAATTAAGCAGGAATTAAGCGCCGAAAGATTTATAGATATTCCCGACGAAGTTATAGACGCATACAAAATTTGGAGACCTTCTCCGCTGGTACGCGCGACAAATCTTGAAAAATTTTTAGATACGCCGGCAAAAATTTATTTTAAAAACGAAGGCGTAAGCCCGTCGGGCAGCCATAAATCCAACTCCGCAATAGCGCAGGCTTACTACAATAAAAAAGCAGGCGTTAAAAGACTTGCCACCGAAACGGGCGCCGGTCAGTGGGGGTCGGCTCTTTCAATGGCATGCCAAATGTTCGGGCTGGAATGCGTAGTTTATATGGTGAAAGTTTCTTATGAGCAAAAACCGTATAGAAAATCTTTAATGCAGGTTTACGGCGCGCAGGTTTTTGCAAGCCCGTCTAATCAAACCGAAGTAGGCAGAAAAGTTTTAGCGGAAAACCCCAACAGCGAAGGTTCTTTGGGCATTGCAATCAGCGAAGCTATTGAAGACGTTGTAACGCACAAAGATGCAAAATATTCTTTGGGAAGCGTTTTAAACCACGTGGCAATGCACCAAACGGTTATTGGACTTGAAGCAAAAAAACAGCTTGAAATTGCCGGCGATTATCCCGACATTGTTATAGCATGCCTTGGCGGCGGTTCTAATTTTTCGGGCACGGCATTTCCTTTCTTATACGACAAACTTTCCGGAAAAGTAAAAAATCTTAAAGCAATAGCGGTGGAGCCGTCGGCATGCCCGAAACTTTCTAAAGGCGTTTTAGCTTACGACTACGGCGACAGTTCCGGTTTTACGCCCGCGTTAAAAATGTACACTTTAGGGCACACGTTTATGCCCGGAGGAATTCACGCCGGAGGGTTAAGATATCACGGCGCGTCTCCGCTTGTATCTGCTCTTGTTAAACATAATTTGGTTGACCCCGTAACGGTTCGCCAGAAAGAAGTTTTTGAAGCCGCGGTAACTTTCGCAAGAACCGAAGGAATTTTGCCGGCTCCGGAATCTGCCCATGCAATACGCGTGGCGATAACCGAAGCTCTTAAAGCAAAAGAAGAAGGAAAATCTAAAACTATATTGTTTAACTTGTCCGGACACGGACATTTTGATTTGTCCGCTTACGATAACTACCTTTCCGGCAAAATGCAGGATTACGATTATCCGTCGGAATTAGTTTGCGAGTCGCTGAAACATTTACCGAAAACAAAATAA
- a CDS encoding NAD(+) synthase, whose product MDKRNMKYGFVKAAAATPKITIANPSANAAEISAFIKKSSALGAELLVFPELCVTGYTCGDLFLSDVLKNASEKALEKIVAASKKSKALIFVGAPLWHKSKLYSAAVAIQSGKVLGVVPKTALPSYSEFYELRHFSCGKNINDTINICGAKVPFSANIIFSAAGSDNVKVSAEICEDMFIASPPSIRHAQAGATIIVNLSASNELVGKSDYRKTLIKAQSGRLSAGYVYASAGEGESVSDIIFSGHRIIAENGEILADSELFESGLTVSEIDVEKLAFERRKLNVFENESSNYINVEFKFNKKKTAKPVRQFSQTPFVPKDNKIISSRAELILQIQSRALAQRLKLTNSDAVIGVSGGLDSCLALLVILRSYKILNRDKENIIAVTMPGPGTSAKTLANVEKLGRACGIKIRKIPILKSVENHLADINHKGSKDIAYENAQARERTQILMDIANAEKGLVVGTGDLSEIALGWNTYNGDHMSMYGVNCGVPKTLVKYLVAYESGKVAFYKNALNDILNTEISPELLPHKNGKISQKTEKLIGPYELHDFFLYYTVRFGQTPDKILFEAAQAFAGKYKKDEIKKWLNVFIKRFFANQFKRNCVPDGVKVGTIALSPRGDWRMPSEASAEEWLNGR is encoded by the coding sequence GTGGATAAAAGAAATATGAAATACGGATTTGTAAAAGCAGCGGCGGCAACGCCCAAAATAACCATAGCCAATCCCTCGGCAAACGCCGCGGAGATTTCGGCATTTATAAAAAAGAGCAGCGCCCTTGGCGCCGAACTTTTGGTTTTCCCTGAACTTTGCGTTACGGGTTACACCTGCGGAGATTTGTTTTTGTCTGACGTTCTTAAAAACGCAAGCGAAAAAGCGTTAGAAAAAATAGTCGCCGCCTCCAAAAAAAGCAAGGCGTTAATTTTTGTGGGCGCGCCTTTGTGGCATAAAAGCAAACTTTATTCCGCAGCCGTAGCAATACAAAGCGGAAAAGTTTTAGGCGTTGTGCCAAAAACTGCGCTGCCTTCTTACTCGGAATTTTACGAGCTGCGCCATTTTTCTTGCGGAAAAAATATTAACGATACAATTAATATTTGCGGCGCAAAAGTGCCTTTTAGCGCAAACATTATATTTAGCGCGGCGGGTAGCGACAACGTTAAAGTGTCCGCGGAAATTTGCGAAGATATGTTTATAGCGTCGCCGCCGTCAATACGCCACGCGCAGGCGGGAGCGACAATTATTGTAAACCTTTCCGCTTCAAACGAACTCGTGGGAAAAAGCGACTACAGAAAAACTTTAATAAAAGCGCAAAGCGGAAGACTTTCCGCCGGATACGTTTACGCTTCCGCCGGAGAAGGCGAATCCGTCAGCGATATAATTTTTTCAGGGCATCGCATTATTGCCGAAAACGGCGAAATATTGGCAGACAGCGAACTTTTTGAAAGCGGTTTAACCGTCAGCGAAATAGACGTTGAAAAACTTGCTTTTGAACGCCGCAAACTTAATGTTTTTGAAAATGAAAGTTCAAATTATATAAACGTAGAATTTAAATTTAATAAAAAAAAAACCGCTAAACCGGTAAGACAATTTTCTCAAACCCCGTTTGTTCCTAAAGACAATAAAATAATTTCTTCACGCGCGGAACTTATATTGCAAATACAGTCGCGCGCGCTTGCCCAAAGACTAAAACTTACAAATTCCGACGCGGTTATAGGCGTGTCCGGCGGGTTAGATTCTTGCCTTGCGCTGCTTGTAATTTTAAGAAGTTATAAAATTTTAAACCGAGACAAAGAAAATATTATTGCCGTAACTATGCCCGGGCCCGGCACAAGCGCAAAAACTCTTGCAAATGTTGAAAAACTCGGGCGTGCTTGCGGCATTAAAATCCGCAAAATTCCTATTTTAAAATCCGTTGAAAATCATCTTGCGGATATAAATCATAAAGGCTCAAAAGATATTGCTTATGAAAACGCGCAGGCGCGCGAACGCACGCAAATTTTAATGGACATTGCCAACGCCGAAAAAGGTTTGGTTGTAGGCACCGGCGACTTGTCTGAAATTGCGCTCGGGTGGAATACGTATAACGGCGACCACATGTCAATGTATGGCGTTAATTGCGGCGTGCCGAAAACTCTTGTAAAATATCTTGTGGCTTACGAAAGCGGCAAAGTTGCTTTTTACAAAAACGCGCTTAACGATATTTTAAACACGGAAATAAGTCCGGAACTTTTACCGCATAAAAACGGCAAAATTTCGCAAAAAACCGAAAAGCTTATAGGCCCTTACGAACTTCACGATTTCTTTTTATATTATACCGTTCGCTTCGGACAAACGCCGGATAAAATTTTATTTGAAGCCGCGCAGGCGTTTGCCGGCAAATACAAAAAAGATGAAATAAAAAAATGGCTTAACGTTTTTATAAAACGTTTTTTTGCAAATCAGTTTAAACGCAACTGCGTTCCCGACGGAGTGAAAGTAGGAACTATTGCCCTTTCTCCCAGAGGAGACTGGCGAATGCCCAGCGAAGCCTCGGCAGAAGAATGGCTTAACGGCAGGTAA
- a CDS encoding LL-diaminopimelate aminotransferase — protein MIEIEPSKKLNKLPPYLFTKINILKAEAYAKNLDVIDLGMGNPDLPTPTHIVDRLCDTVKHHKNTHRYPQAKGMPKFRRAVSEWMARRFGVELDPANEILSLIGSKEGIAHLCFAYLNPGDYVLVCDPAYPVHFNGVALAGAKIYSMPLLEKNNFLPDFTKIPEKTAQKAKIMFLNYPNNPTAAVVDDNNFWKEAIKFCKKYNILLVSDNAYSELTFGDYCAPSIFEFAGAKDVALEFHSFSKTFNMAGWRLGWVCGAKKLLYPLEKFKSFLDYGSPTFMQLAAVAALNGPQDCVRELAAVYERRMKKMVAGLSKIGWRVKETKATMYVWAGLPDCLKKQGSLKVAEDLLKETGVVISPGAGFGKHGEGYARMSLVTHDSRFHDALLRINKFTKNAKECK, from the coding sequence ATGATAGAAATAGAACCTTCAAAAAAACTCAACAAGCTGCCGCCATACCTGTTTACAAAAATTAATATTTTGAAAGCGGAAGCCTACGCCAAAAATCTTGACGTTATAGATTTGGGCATGGGAAATCCCGATTTACCCACGCCGACGCATATTGTTGACAGACTTTGCGACACGGTAAAACATCACAAAAACACGCACAGATACCCGCAGGCAAAAGGCATGCCGAAATTTCGCCGCGCAGTTTCGGAATGGATGGCAAGGCGTTTCGGCGTTGAGCTTGACCCCGCCAACGAAATTTTATCTTTAATAGGCTCTAAAGAAGGCATAGCGCATTTGTGCTTTGCATATTTAAACCCCGGCGATTACGTTTTAGTTTGCGACCCTGCTTACCCCGTGCATTTTAACGGCGTGGCTTTGGCGGGCGCAAAAATATATTCTATGCCGTTGCTTGAAAAAAATAATTTTTTGCCGGACTTTACGAAAATTCCGGAAAAAACCGCGCAAAAAGCAAAAATAATGTTTTTAAATTATCCGAACAACCCGACGGCGGCCGTTGTTGACGATAACAATTTTTGGAAAGAAGCCATAAAGTTTTGCAAAAAATATAATATTCTTTTAGTTTCGGACAACGCTTATTCGGAGCTTACTTTCGGCGACTACTGCGCGCCGTCAATTTTTGAATTTGCGGGAGCAAAAGACGTTGCTTTGGAATTTCACTCTTTTTCAAAAACTTTCAATATGGCGGGCTGGCGCTTAGGCTGGGTTTGCGGCGCAAAAAAACTTTTGTATCCGCTTGAAAAATTTAAATCTTTTTTAGATTACGGTTCGCCCACGTTTATGCAGCTTGCCGCTGTTGCCGCGCTTAACGGTCCGCAAGACTGCGTTAGAGAGCTTGCCGCAGTTTACGAAAGAAGAATGAAAAAAATGGTCGCGGGTTTGTCAAAAATAGGCTGGCGCGTTAAAGAAACAAAAGCCACAATGTACGTGTGGGCGGGTCTTCCGGACTGTCTAAAAAAACAGGGTTCGCTAAAAGTTGCCGAAGATTTACTTAAAGAAACCGGCGTGGTAATTTCCCCCGGAGCGGGTTTCGGCAAACACGGCGAAGGCTACGCAAGAATGTCTTTAGTAACCCATGACAGCCGCTTCCACGACGCGCTGTTAAGAATAAACAAGTTTACAAAGAACGCAAAGGAATGCAAATAA
- a CDS encoding HU family DNA-binding protein, which produces MKKPDVVKRVADVSGLTQGDSNRAIKALVKVIQDSLKSGEVVSLSGLGSFRAKARKARQGRNPKTGEVIPVPPGKKVSFKPTTTLRKIIQ; this is translated from the coding sequence ATGAAAAAACCGGATGTGGTAAAACGAGTAGCGGATGTTTCAGGTTTAACGCAGGGAGATTCTAACAGAGCTATTAAAGCTTTGGTAAAAGTTATTCAAGACAGCTTAAAAAGCGGCGAAGTGGTTTCTTTATCGGGCCTTGGCTCTTTCCGAGCTAAAGCGCGAAAAGCAAGACAGGGCAGAAACCCAAAAACCGGAGAGGTTATTCCTGTGCCGCCGGGAAAAAAAGTTTCTTTTAAACCTACTACAACATTAAGAAAAATAATCCAATAA
- a CDS encoding homocysteine S-methyltransferase family protein, producing the protein MNREKFLDILKSRVLIMDGATGTELQRKKYLDDVVIPEELNIKYPGRISDVYSSYIEAGSDIILANTFGANPVRLKHHGLLDSADEIIKNGIDLIRKAAGGKEIIAAGDISSIGEYAQPLGRLSFDEVYEAFAFQAKLLARHGADIVVIETMTEIKELKAAILAVRDNFKGAIISQMTFSKDGTTVTGTDLQSFVAMAESLGVDALGLNCSIGSKDLAALAKKLTKNTNLPISFKPNAGVPVLINHETIFPEKKEQFIEASLRAYADGVNMFGGCCGTRPEFIKTLAGELKNKSPRLRQSVNKFFFSARTKALDINEIKRPVIIGERINPTGRKKFQEDLLKENFAAVKDEARAQETAGAHLLDVNMGVPQADEVKLLTDAVEQIQEIVSTPLCIDSSNINALAQAVKNCAGKPLINSVNGEDERLAQILPIVKRYGAAVIALTTDDNGIPKTAEDRLKIAAKILKAADAAGVERKNIIFDYLVLSVSASPEQAGETLKAIKESKKLYPQCLTVLGVSNISFGLPSRQTINSSFLKMALSAGLDFAIINPGENWNISDKYAKGLLENKDKGAANYMEAFASYKKPAAKETESLSLEKQLYNEVLHGNKESVADIVHKIIAEDKNPFKIVNDNVLAALNLVGDKFAAKEYFLPQIILSAQAAQSAFAIIKKTLKKDTVNAAGKVIMSTVKGDMHDIGKNIVCAVLESYGFDVVDMGVNVDSQIIIDKAREIKPLAIGLSALMTTTMPEMERAVNLRNAAHIETPIVIGGAAVTKKYADEIGADFYAKDAMETAHFVQSLSKKTEKK; encoded by the coding sequence ATGAACAGAGAGAAATTTTTAGATATTCTAAAATCGCGGGTTTTGATAATGGACGGGGCTACGGGAACGGAGCTTCAGAGAAAAAAATACCTTGACGACGTTGTAATTCCCGAAGAGCTCAATATTAAATATCCGGGCAGAATTTCAGACGTTTATTCTTCTTATATTGAAGCGGGTTCCGACATAATTTTGGCAAATACTTTCGGGGCAAATCCCGTGCGCTTAAAGCATCACGGGCTTTTAGACAGCGCCGACGAAATAATTAAAAACGGAATAGATTTAATTCGCAAAGCCGCGGGCGGCAAAGAAATTATTGCCGCCGGCGATATTTCTTCAATAGGAGAATACGCCCAGCCTTTAGGCAGGCTTTCTTTTGACGAAGTTTACGAAGCGTTTGCGTTTCAGGCAAAACTTCTTGCGCGTCACGGAGCGGACATTGTAGTTATAGAAACAATGACGGAAATTAAAGAGCTTAAAGCCGCAATTCTTGCCGTGCGCGACAACTTTAAAGGCGCAATAATTTCGCAGATGACTTTTTCTAAAGACGGCACAACCGTTACCGGAACAGACTTGCAAAGTTTTGTCGCCATGGCTGAAAGTTTGGGCGTTGACGCGCTTGGGCTTAATTGTTCCATAGGTTCTAAAGATTTGGCGGCGCTTGCAAAAAAGTTAACCAAAAATACAAATCTGCCTATTTCTTTCAAACCTAACGCCGGCGTTCCGGTTTTGATAAATCACGAAACAATTTTCCCCGAAAAAAAAGAACAGTTTATAGAAGCAAGCTTACGCGCTTACGCCGACGGCGTCAATATGTTTGGCGGCTGCTGCGGAACGCGCCCCGAATTTATAAAAACGCTTGCGGGGGAACTCAAAAATAAAAGTCCGCGTTTGCGCCAAAGCGTAAATAAATTTTTCTTTTCCGCAAGAACAAAAGCGTTGGATATAAATGAAATTAAACGCCCCGTAATTATAGGCGAAAGAATAAACCCTACGGGCAGAAAAAAGTTTCAGGAAGATTTGTTGAAAGAAAATTTTGCCGCGGTAAAAGACGAAGCGCGCGCGCAGGAAACGGCAGGAGCGCATTTGCTTGACGTAAATATGGGCGTGCCTCAAGCCGACGAAGTTAAACTTTTAACCGACGCAGTGGAGCAAATACAAGAAATTGTTTCAACGCCGTTGTGCATAGATTCAAGCAATATTAACGCGCTGGCGCAGGCGGTTAAAAATTGCGCCGGAAAGCCGTTAATAAATTCCGTCAACGGCGAAGATGAAAGACTTGCGCAAATTTTGCCTATTGTAAAACGTTACGGCGCGGCGGTAATTGCGCTTACTACCGACGACAACGGAATTCCTAAAACTGCCGAAGATCGTTTAAAAATAGCGGCAAAAATTTTAAAAGCCGCGGACGCCGCAGGCGTTGAAAGAAAAAATATAATTTTTGATTATTTGGTTTTGTCGGTAAGCGCGTCGCCCGAGCAGGCGGGCGAAACTCTTAAAGCCATAAAAGAATCTAAAAAACTTTATCCGCAGTGTTTAACGGTTTTGGGCGTTTCAAATATATCTTTCGGGCTTCCGTCAAGACAAACTATAAACTCCTCATTTTTAAAAATGGCGTTGAGCGCGGGTCTTGATTTTGCAATTATAAACCCGGGCGAAAATTGGAATATTTCGGATAAGTATGCAAAAGGTTTGCTTGAAAATAAAGATAAAGGCGCGGCAAATTATATGGAGGCGTTTGCTTCTTATAAAAAGCCCGCCGCAAAAGAAACAGAAAGTTTATCTTTGGAAAAACAGCTTTATAACGAAGTGCTTCACGGAAATAAAGAGTCTGTTGCGGATATTGTTCATAAAATAATAGCCGAGGATAAAAATCCGTTTAAAATCGTAAACGATAACGTTTTAGCGGCGCTAAATTTAGTCGGCGATAAGTTTGCCGCAAAGGAATATTTTTTGCCGCAGATAATTCTATCGGCGCAAGCCGCTCAAAGCGCTTTTGCGATAATTAAAAAAACTTTGAAAAAAGATACGGTAAACGCGGCGGGTAAAGTTATAATGTCCACGGTCAAAGGCGACATGCACGATATCGGAAAAAATATTGTTTGCGCCGTTTTGGAAAGTTACGGTTTTGACGTTGTAGATATGGGCGTAAACGTTGACTCTCAAATAATAATAGATAAAGCGCGCGAAATAAAACCTCTTGCTATAGGCTTGTCCGCGCTTATGACAACAACAATGCCTGAAATGGAACGCGCTGTTAATTTAAGAAACGCCGCGCATATAGAAACGCCTATAGTTATAGGCGGCGCCGCGGTAACAAAAAAATACGCCGACGAAATAGGCGCGGATTTTTACGCAAAAGACGCTATGGAAACAGCTCACTTTGTGCAGTCTTTAAGCAAAAAAACAGAAAAAAAGTAA
- a CDS encoding homoserine dehydrogenase yields the protein MSKQQINVGLIGYGTVGKGVVRILEANKKIALRKAGVPIKVKAICDLKPIDRKDLYVKNFRDIINDPEIDLIVELIGGYEPARTIILEALKAGKNVVTANKAVLAKYWDEIFTTAQNCQQSIYYEASVGGVIPVVQGLSEGLASEEILEIKGILNGTTNFILSEMTKRGVSYGEALKSAQQAGFAEANPSFDVDGIDTANKLAILASLAWGGWIKVKDIAVKGIADLDIQDVLITQEFGYDIKLIGSANKTKDGIDLSVQPCLVKHDHAFATVENEYNAVMITGKDSGDVLFYGKGAGQGPAASAVVSDIINMSEFIVTNTAGIVPDVVYDKKTKIKILPSGKSKAPYYLRLNVVDKPGVLSKISGILGNNKVSIASLAQPDVSGSDSVQIIIITHETKRENLEKALKQIDASKSIVKTKTVKIKIEL from the coding sequence ATGTCCAAACAACAAATAAACGTAGGGCTTATAGGTTATGGTACCGTCGGGAAAGGCGTTGTTAGAATTTTGGAAGCTAACAAAAAAATTGCGCTTCGCAAGGCGGGCGTGCCTATAAAAGTTAAAGCGATATGCGATTTAAAACCCATAGACAGAAAAGATTTATACGTTAAAAATTTTCGCGATATAATTAACGACCCTGAAATAGATTTAATAGTTGAACTTATCGGCGGATACGAACCCGCGCGGACAATAATTTTGGAAGCGCTTAAAGCCGGCAAAAACGTAGTTACCGCAAACAAAGCCGTTTTGGCAAAATACTGGGACGAAATTTTTACCACGGCGCAAAATTGCCAGCAGTCTATTTATTACGAAGCGTCCGTCGGCGGAGTAATTCCCGTTGTGCAGGGCTTAAGCGAAGGTTTGGCGTCCGAAGAAATTTTAGAAATAAAAGGCATTCTTAACGGCACCACAAATTTTATTTTAAGCGAAATGACAAAACGCGGCGTTTCTTACGGAGAAGCTTTAAAAAGCGCGCAGCAAGCCGGTTTTGCCGAAGCTAACCCGAGTTTTGACGTTGACGGAATAGATACCGCAAACAAACTTGCAATACTTGCTTCTCTTGCGTGGGGCGGCTGGATAAAAGTTAAAGATATCGCCGTTAAAGGCATTGCGGATTTAGATATTCAGGACGTTTTAATTACGCAGGAGTTCGGTTACGATATAAAACTTATCGGTTCCGCAAACAAAACAAAAGACGGCATAGATTTGTCCGTGCAGCCTTGTCTTGTAAAGCACGACCACGCTTTTGCCACCGTTGAAAACGAGTATAACGCCGTTATGATTACCGGAAAAGATTCCGGCGACGTTTTATTTTACGGTAAAGGCGCGGGGCAGGGTCCTGCGGCAAGCGCGGTTGTTTCGGACATTATAAACATGTCCGAATTTATAGTTACAAACACGGCGGGAATTGTGCCGGACGTTGTTTACGATAAAAAAACAAAAATTAAAATTTTGCCGTCGGGAAAAAGCAAAGCTCCGTATTATTTAAGGCTTAATGTGGTAGATAAGCCCGGCGTGCTTTCAAAAATTTCAGGAATTCTCGGAAACAATAAAGTTTCCATAGCCTCGCTTGCCCAGCCGGACGTTTCCGGTTCCGACAGCGTGCAGATAATAATTATTACCCACGAAACAAAAAGAGAAAATTTAGAAAAAGCGCTTAAACAAATAGACGCTTCAAAATCTATAGTAAAAACAAAAACCGTAAAAATTAAAATAGAACTTTAA
- the bioB gene encoding biotin synthase BioB has translation MEKLILDTVAGKQISQEEALSLFDFDIEDLFFAATKIRKKFKGNKVKICSIINAKSGQCSEDCKFCAQSVHHKTAVNVYPLVSNEKIEEVSNKALENAGCFGIVSSGNNLTDEEIDRLCEVLKKHKKSDHFGASIGHLSDVSLKKLKAAGLKKLHHNLETSESYFKNICTTHTYAQRKDTIIRAKALGYEICSGGLFGIGEKLKDRVELAFTLKELGVNSVPMNFLMPVKGTAFEGAKPISPTEILKTIAVFRMVLQTPDIMICGGREINLRDLQSMIFFAGASGTMSGGYLTTWGRDAAADKQMIKDLDLEIDPHR, from the coding sequence GTGGAAAAATTAATTTTGGATACTGTTGCCGGAAAACAAATTTCTCAAGAGGAAGCTTTAAGTCTTTTTGATTTTGATATTGAAGATTTATTTTTTGCGGCTACAAAAATACGTAAAAAATTTAAAGGCAATAAAGTAAAAATTTGTTCGATAATAAATGCTAAATCCGGACAGTGCAGCGAGGATTGCAAGTTTTGCGCGCAGTCGGTTCATCATAAAACCGCCGTTAATGTTTACCCGCTTGTTTCAAATGAAAAAATAGAGGAAGTTTCAAACAAAGCGTTGGAAAACGCGGGGTGTTTTGGAATTGTTTCAAGCGGAAACAATTTGACCGACGAGGAAATAGACAGGCTTTGCGAAGTTCTTAAAAAACATAAGAAATCCGACCATTTCGGCGCGTCAATAGGGCATCTTTCGGACGTATCTTTGAAAAAATTAAAAGCGGCAGGTTTAAAAAAACTGCATCACAATCTTGAAACTTCCGAAAGTTATTTTAAAAATATTTGCACAACCCACACATACGCGCAAAGGAAAGACACTATAATAAGAGCGAAGGCTCTCGGTTATGAAATTTGCTCCGGCGGACTTTTCGGCATTGGCGAAAAGTTAAAAGACAGAGTTGAACTTGCTTTCACTTTAAAAGAACTTGGCGTCAACAGCGTGCCTATGAATTTTTTAATGCCCGTTAAAGGCACTGCTTTTGAAGGCGCAAAACCCATTTCGCCGACAGAAATTTTAAAAACTATCGCCGTGTTTAGAATGGTTTTACAAACTCCCGACATTATGATTTGCGGCGGCAGAGAAATAAATTTAAGAGATTTACAATCAATGATTTTTTTTGCCGGAGCCAGCGGCACAATGAGCGGCGGATACCTTACAACATGGGGCAGAGATGCGGCTGCAGACAAGCAGATGATAAAGGATTTGGATTTAGAAATAGACCCTCACAGGTAA
- the pyk gene encoding pyruvate kinase gives MSKTGIICTLGPATRSLPLLKKLADSGMTVVRLNFSHGTYEEYEKDFAMIKALNKKYRKNVKILADLEGHRIRVGELANNGKVDLKKGQKLILTNKDIIGDDKKINIDYSGSLTDIKKGMEVFIDDGNLRLTVLSSKASEIIAEVHMDYTLKKHKGVNIPAAKLKFPLIEEKDYQDMLFALKHNVDFVANSFVRNAQDMKPLIDVLRSLKNTHCKLVAKIEDRDGINNLPSILDVCDGIMVARGDMGISIPLYTVPVVQKYIIKKCKVRKKFVITATQMLESMVENPIPTRAEVSDVANAIIDGSDYVMLSAETAVGAFPANAVKIMGDIIKFTEKNSYRL, from the coding sequence GTGTCTAAAACAGGAATTATTTGCACATTAGGGCCGGCAACGCGTTCATTACCGCTGCTTAAAAAATTGGCGGATTCCGGAATGACCGTGGTAAGACTTAATTTTTCCCACGGAACTTACGAAGAGTACGAAAAAGATTTCGCAATGATAAAAGCTCTTAACAAAAAATACAGAAAGAACGTAAAAATTCTTGCGGATCTTGAAGGTCACAGAATAAGAGTAGGCGAACTTGCAAACAACGGGAAAGTAGATCTTAAAAAAGGTCAAAAACTTATTTTAACAAACAAAGATATTATCGGCGACGATAAAAAAATAAACATAGACTATTCAGGGTCTTTAACGGACATAAAAAAGGGAATGGAAGTTTTTATTGACGACGGAAACTTAAGACTTACCGTTCTGTCTTCCAAAGCTTCCGAAATTATTGCGGAAGTTCACATGGATTATACGCTTAAAAAACATAAAGGCGTAAACATTCCCGCGGCAAAACTTAAATTTCCGCTTATTGAAGAAAAAGATTATCAGGACATGCTTTTTGCGTTAAAACACAACGTAGATTTTGTTGCAAACTCTTTTGTTAGAAACGCGCAGGACATGAAACCTCTTATAGACGTTTTGCGTTCTTTAAAAAACACTCATTGCAAACTTGTGGCAAAAATTGAAGACCGCGACGGAATAAACAATCTTCCGTCAATTCTTGACGTTTGCGACGGCATAATGGTTGCCCGCGGCGACATGGGAATTTCCATTCCGCTTTACACCGTGCCGGTTGTTCAAAAATATATAATTAAAAAATGCAAAGTCCGCAAAAAATTTGTTATAACCGCAACGCAAATGCTTGAAAGCATGGTTGAAAACCCCATACCCACAAGAGCCGAAGTTTCCGACGTTGCAAACGCAATTATTGACGGAAGCGACTATGTTATGCTTTCTGCGGAAACCGCCGTAGGCGCCTTTCCCGCAAACGCCGTTAAAATTATGGGCGACATTATTAAATTTACGGAAAAAAACAGCTACAGACTTTAA